The following coding sequences are from one Odontesthes bonariensis isolate fOdoBon6 chromosome 10, fOdoBon6.hap1, whole genome shotgun sequence window:
- the LOC142390009 gene encoding V-type proton ATPase subunit S1-like, producing MAGSKFCSGGRLVVFLFFFLSRLPSASATAQVPFLMWASDGLPVVAPPAAGHITSNDELAAYLTSVFGSGSHTVLMFLQDKLSKDDFTVFGGVFGNKQESAFKNLEAALQSSSSSVTLPALEWAGLSAIPTLLHKTLGVPPLLVDADTLSHLSINTSVSNLLLINLPYCSDMHKLCKEVLRDNDEMIGKILSFMKAKDLPHTAIYTGLQPARVISEKSVSNQQVGRSLLQAAVTDVKPPIMFNQTGSPCIMLWVQNLNVSLSRTSEWVDLATETPSLTGSMCNTTNSVLVLNYASGYTLSFTMSQRLYPVSARNWFTLDSVQLQMNGLTASFTGRRSIYAPAEYSFHCNSVSSFQNALLVPNSSNQTSPQFRLNFIDFQIQGFGLANGTNFSYASDCAGFFTPGIWMGLLTSLLMLLIFVYGLHMIMQLNTMDRFDDPKGPSISVPQSE from the exons ATGGCAGGATCGAAGTTCTGTAGTGGAGGGCGACTAgtggtttttcttttctttttcctctcccGTTTACCTTCAGCGAGCGCTACTGCACAAGTGCCATTTCTTATGTGGGCCAGTGATGG ttTACCAGTGGTGGCCCCACCTGCAGCTGGTCACATAACATCCAATGACGAGTTGGCTGCCTACCTCACCTCTGTCTTTGGCTCTGGCTCCCACACTGTGCTTATGTTTTTGCAGGACAAG TTGAGCAAAGATGACTTCACGGTTTTTGGTGGAGTGTTTGGAAACAAGCAGGAAAGTGCCTTTAAAAACCTAGAG GCTGCACTCCAGTCCTCTTCTTCATCAGTGACACTTCCTGCCTTGGAGTGGGCAGGCCTCTCTGCCATCCCCACTCTGCTGCACAAGACGCTTGGTGTTCCGCCTCTGCTTGTGGATGCAGACACTCTCTCACACTTGAGCATCAACACATCTGTCAGCAATCTGTTGCTCATCAATCTACCTTACTGTAGCGA TATGCACAAGTTGTGCAAGGAAGTCCTACGTGACAATG ATGAAATGATTGGAAAAATTCTAAGTTTCATGAAAGCAAAAGATCTTCCCCACACTGCCATATACACAGGACTCCAGCCTGCAAGA GTCATTTCTGAAAAGTCTGTATCAAACCAGCAAGTGGGCCGGTCCTTACTACAAGCAGCTGTAACTGATGTAAAGCCACCCATCATGTTTAATCAAACAGGTAGTCCTTGCATAATGCTATGGGTGCAAAATCTCAATGTCAGCCTCTCAAGGACTTCAGAATGGGTTGACCTCGCCACAGAAACCCCATCCTTGACTGGATCCATGTGTAACACCACTAACTCGGT GCTTGTGCTCAATTATGCATCGGGTTACACACTAAG TTTCACAATGAGTCAGCGGCTCTATCCAGTGTCTGCACGAAACTGGTTCACCCTGGATTCTGTGCAGCTCCAGATGAATGGTCTAActgcttctttcactgggagGCGCAGTATCTACGCCCCTGCCGAGTATTCCTTCCACTGCAATTCTGTCAGCAGCTTCCAAAATGCCCTGTTGGTTCCAAACAGCTCCAACCAAACCTCACCCCAGTTTAGGCTCAATTTTATCGACTTCCAG attCAGGGCTTTGGTTTGGCCAATGGAACAAACTTCTCCTATGCCAGTGACTGTGCAGGCTTCTTCACTCCAGGGATTTGGATGGGCCTGCTCACCTCATTACTTATGCTGCTAATTTTTGTGTACGGTCTGCACATGATAATGCAGCTAAACACCATGGATCGATTCGATGACCCCAAAGGGCCGTCGATTTCTGTCCCTCAGTCGGAGTGA